Within Corynebacterium timonense, the genomic segment CGTCGGCGCGGTTGCGCACGTCCTTCACCGCCTGGTTAAAGGTCTCGCGCACCTCCGCGACCGCGTCCTTGAATGCGGCCTTGGCGTCCTCTGTCTGCGGCGACTTCACCGTGGCGTCGCCCGCGCGCGACGCCGACCCGGCGTAATCGCGGAAGATGTCCTCGGCGTCCGACGCGAAGGACGTCGCCGCTGCGCGGAAGTCACGGTCGTTCTCCGAGGAGTTGAACGCAGAGCGCGCGTTGTCCACAGCCGCCTTCAGCCGCTCACCGATGCCCTCGGAGCTGTCGACGCCATCGTCCTTGGCGTGCGCTCCCTGCGGGGCGTCAGACTCCCGATCCGCGCGGAACGTGTCCACAAAGTGGCTGGCCACGTTGCCCAGGGCAGAGCCCGCGAGCAGCCACGCCTCGCCGGCGCTC encodes:
- a CDS encoding CGLAU_01105 family protein produces the protein MASDYTPHNDVTGNFDKDDPNAPKAEVRGEAGDSAPDAAVKDSNAEDNGSDTTGSLMDNLKSAGEAWLLAGSALGNVASHFVDTFRADRESDAPQGAHAKDDGVDSSEGIGERLKAAVDNARSAFNSSENDRDFRAAATSFASDAEDIFRDYAGSASRAGDATVKSPQTEDAKAAFKDAVAEVRETFNQAVKDVRNRADESDVDAEGAVNEMRSRLDALIAKVSDQFDRGEGDQGDAGAADDDIVEGEVVDETTPSTDTDTDTDHTTNQRAGE